A single genomic interval of Epinephelus fuscoguttatus linkage group LG22, E.fuscoguttatus.final_Chr_v1 harbors:
- the mest gene encoding mesoderm-specific transcript homolog protein: MREWWIHVGLICIPLVAVYLHIPPPQLSPALQKWHSAGEVFSFRGRDIFYRESYGALGSSDVVLLLHGFPTSSFDWNKIWEPLTQRFHRVIALDFLGFGFSDKPRPHRYSIFEQASVVEALVAHLGLSNQRVNLVSHDYGDTVALELLYRSDQNRSGHLNFNSLCLSNGGLFPETHHPRLLQTLLKDSSFLAPVLTRLTNYMIFQKGIGDVFGPYTQPTDAEFWDMWTGIRYNDGNLVLDSILQYINQRLKHRERWVGALTSTFVPLHMIYGPMDPVNPHPQFIRLYQQLVQRSTVTILDEHISHYPQLEDPTGFLNAYFNFIHSF, from the exons ATGAGAGAGTGGTGGATCCATGTGGGTCTGATCTGCATCCCGCTGGTGGCCGTGTACCTGCACATCCCGCCCCCTCAGCTGTCACCTGCCCTGCAGAAATGGCACAGTGCCGGGGAGGTGTTCAGCTTCAGAGGCAGGGACATCTTCTACAGAG AATCCTATGGTGCTCTGGGGAGCTCTGACGTCGTCCTCCTGCTCCATGGCTTCCCCACCTCCAGCTTCGACTGGAACAAG ATCTGGGAGCCTCTCACTCAGCGCTTCCATCGAGTCATTGCACTGGACTTCCTGGGTTTCGGCTTCAGTGACAAACCT CGACCCCACAGGTACTCCATCTTTGAGCAGGCCAGTGTGGTGGAGGCTCTGGTGGCTCACCTGGGTCTGAGCAACCAGCGAGTCAATCTGGTGTCTCATGACTACGGAGACACTGTGGCCCTGGAGCTGctctacag GAGTGACCAAAACCGCTCAGGTCACCTCAACTTTAACAGCCTGTGTCTTTCTAACGGAG GATTATTCCCAGAGACACATCACCCACGGctgctgcagaca CTTCTGAAGGACTCCAGTTTCCTGGCTCCAGTTCTGACGCGGCTCACCAACTATATGATCTTCCAAAAAGG GATTGGAGACGTGTTCGGTCCGTACACGCAGCCCACAGACGCTGAGTTCTGGGACATGTGGACGGGTATACGCTACAATGATGGCAACTTAGTGCtggacag CATTCTGCAGTACATCAACCAGAGACTGAAACACAGAGAGCGATGGGTGGGCGCGCTCACCTCCACCTTCGTCCCAT TGCACATGATCTACGGACCCATGGACCCAGTCAACCCTCATCCCCAGTTCATCCGCCTTTACCA GCAGCTGGTCCAGAGGTCAACAGTCACCATCTTGGACGAACACATCAGTCACTACCCTCAGCTTGAAGATCCCACCGGCTTCCTCAATGCATATTTCAACTTTATCCACTCCTTCTGA